From the Gemmatimonadales bacterium genome, the window CCCGGACCCGCAGCGGGAAGGCGACGTGCACGCCCTCGGGCGTGCGCACGGCGGTCTTGTCGATCGTCACGTCGACGTCGACGCGCCCGAGCCCGCTCACGACCCGCACCTCGCGCCGGAGCGTGCGGGCGCCGGGCGCGCGGGCGTCGGTGACCAGCGCGGCCACCAGCGGCCCGCGCTCCGCCACCCGCCAGCGCCCGTCGGTCGGACCGGCGGCGGCGGAGGAGTCGCGGCCGGCGACGTAGCGGTAGTCCGCGAGCAGGGGCCGGTGCGACGGGTCCACCAGGTCCGCGTCGCGCGCATTCCACATCAGGCCCGCCACGGCGCCGCTCGCGCTGTCGAGACCCGCGGCGACCAGGCGGTTGCGGACGGTCGCGCCCTCGGCGCGCGCGTCGCCACGGCCCGCGGCGCGGCCCGCCCGCACGAAATAGCGGCGCGCCGAGAACGGCGGCACGCTGACCAGCACCGCCAGCTCGCCGCTCGCGAGCCGCTGCGAGGGGACGGCGCGGCCGTCGGGCCCCACGACCCGGTCGCCGGCGCGGCTCAGCTCCGCCGGCACGCGCACCAGGTCGGTGCGCGCCCACGACGACGTGTTGAACACGTCGAACGCACCCGGCACCGACGCGCCCCGCGTCGCCAGCGCGCCCGCCGCGAGCGCACGCGACAGGCTGTCGGCGCCGAAGGCGAACGCCTGCTTGTAGCGCCACTGGGCCACGACGTCGGGCGCGTCGGGCGTCTCGATGCTCGCCGCCGCCCCCCAGGTGTGCTCGTCCCATAGCACCACGTCGCGCCACGCGGCGTAGTCGTCGGCCGCCGGGAACCGCGCCGGCGCCAGCATCGCCCACAGCGCACCGGCCTGCACCAGCCGGCTCGAGGCCGCGCGTGCCAGCGCCGTCTCCCGCGCGGTCGAGGCGGCCCCATCCTCCCAGTAGCCCGTGAGGTCGCCCGCCACCACCGGGATCCGCCCGGCGGCGGTCGACGCCAGCGCGTCGAACAGCTGCGCGTGGGTCGCGACCACCAGCCGCGGCGACGCGTAGCGCCGGTTCCACTCGCGCACGTAGTCGGGCAGATCCGGGTCGGTGGGCCCGTTGTCGCCGTCCACCGTGTACGGGAGCTGCACCGGCACGTACGGATAGCCGGCCGTCTCGAGGCGCTGCATGAGCGAAAACAGCCGCCTCTCGCCGAACAACCGGATGCGCGCCTCGTGGAACAGCGAGTAGCTCGCCCCGGCCACCCAGGTGAGCACGGTGTCGCGGCCGGACTGGGACACCCAGTAGAAGGGGCGGTCGCCCCAGTCCTGCAGCACGTAGCCGACGCGGTCGCCGTTGTTGGGCGCGATGGCGAAGCGGTGGATCCCGCTCTGCGCGAGCGCGGTGACGATTCCCCACGACTGCCCGGGGATGTCCGAGATCAACGCCGTGGTGATCGGGAGGCTGTCCTCCCGCCTGAGCCGCCGCGCGTAGTCGAAGAAGTGGGTCATCTCCGGCGCGGTCGCGAGACCGGACAGCACCCCCGCCTCGAACGCGTTGAGGCCGATGCTGCCTTCCCGTACCGCCGCGAACAACCGCGCCCGGTCCGCGGGCGAGGCCTGCGCCAGCCAGCTCTCCACCGGCCAGAGCACCTCGACGTTCCAGCGGAACCGCGCCTCCGGCGGGTAGTCCCGCGTGCGGTCGATCAGCGCCAGCGCGTCCTCGATGTTCCGCCACTGCTTCGCGCGCACCCGGTCCTGCAGGTCGGAGTAGCCGATGTCGTTGTGGGAGTACGGCAGCAGGTACACGTCGCGCCGCGGCACGCTCCGCAGCGCCACCGCGGTGTCGAGCGCGGGCACCCCGTCGAGGCGCACCACCACCCGGACCGAGCCCGCGCCCGTGACCGCGGGGGCCACGGCGTGCACGACGTTGCCGCCGAACCCGAGCGTGGCGCCGACCGCCGGCCGGTCGCCCACCGTCACCGTCGCGCGGTGGTAGTTGGCCAGGTTGTCGAGGATCACCCGGAGCTGCGCGGCCGTGGTGTCGCCGTCGCGGACCAGCACCGGGTCCTGCGCCACCCGCGGATGGACGGCGAGGCGGTGCCGGAAGGTCATGTACCAGTCGTTGCTCTCCGCGTCGGCGCCGGTCACGGCCAGCTCGACCGGCCGCCCCGGCGTCAGCTGCGACCGCGGCAGTCGCAGCGTCATGTAGCCGAACACGTCCTGGAACTGGTCCACCAGCGTGGTGCGGAAGGCGAGGCGCCCGCCCGCCGAGTCGGCCACGGACCAGTCCCGCACCATCGAGTCGCGGATGCTGCTGAAGGTGAGGCGGTGCCGCCCGCCGATCGCGAAGTCGAACGCGTGGACGCCCTTGCTGCCCGCCAGGCCGGCGATCCACACGAACGTCACCGTGTCAGCCGTCAGCGACGCCGGCACGGTGTCGGTCAGCCAGGTCACCGAGCGGACCTCGCGGCGCGCGCGCGCCAGCAGCGCCGTCTCCGCCTCGGGGTGCGGCGAGTGGTAGGCGATGGTGGCGCCCGCCACGTCCGCCAGGTAGCCGCTCAGCACCGGCACGGCCGGCGCCCGCGCGGACGGCGGCGCGCCGCGCGGCGGCACGGCCGGTGGCAGCCCCGGCGCTGCGGGCGGACGCCGGTCGGCGCGGGTCGCCGAGAATTCGACGAAGCCCCAGTGCTCGGGCTGGTGCATGTCCACCATCCCCTGCGGCGACCACACCCAGTTGTCCTCCCGGAGGTCCGGCACCTTCCGGTACGCGCCGCCGGCCACGTCGGTGAGCCACTCCACGCGCGAGTAGTTGATGCGCCACCGCTGCCCCGGGCGCGGGGCCTCGGTGGTGTGGCTCGCCCGCACCAGCGCGCGCCAGGGAATCGCGATGGTCACCGTCCACCCGGAGTCCGCGTCGCCGGGGTGGTTCAGCGTCCCCAGGACCTTCACCCCGGTCCTCAGGCCCTCGATGTTCCAGGCGTCGTCCGCGTGGCCGCCCTCGCGGTAGGGCTTCTCCAGGAACAGGTCCCACACGGTGTTGAGGGCGTTGATCTCCAGCTCGGCGTAGTCCTTCGCGTCGCCGTCGGGGTCGATGAACATCTCGAAGTCGTTGTCGTGGAAGATGACGGCGTCCCGCCGGGTGATCGTGCCCCACACGTCGGGCTCCTGCAGCTCGGCGCCCACGTAAAGGTAGGCGTCGTCCCACAGCATCTTCATTCGCGTCGCGAAGCGGGGCGAGGGCCGAACGTCGCCCTCGATGTCGACGAACGCCTCCGACCACGGGGCGGCGCGCCACACGGGGTCGTCCAGCGAGCCGTCCATGCGCGGGGCACCGTGCGCGCGATAGCAGACGTAGGCGCGCGGCGCCGGCTGCGCGGACGCCGCGCGGGCCGCCAGGGCGGCGGCCACGAGCAGCGGAAGGGCGAGCGGGTGCGGTACGATCGGGATGCGGGTCATCGCGGTTCCTCCGGTGGAGACGGCGCGCGCCGGACCACGCACGAAAGCTGGCGCCGTCCCGGCGCCGCGGCTAGCGTTCCTGCCATGCCACGACCCGGGGCACTGCTGCTGGCCGTGCTGGCGGCCGGATGCGGCGCGCCCGGCGCCGGACTCCAGACCTCATCGCACCGGACCTTCCCCGCCGCCTGGCGGTACCAGACGCCGCCGGCGCCCGTGGCCGGCCGCTACGCGATGGTGGTGTCGGACCATCCGCGCGCCAGCGAGGTGGGGGTCGAGGTGCTGCGCCGCGGCGGCAACGCCGTCGACGCGGCGGTCGCCGTCGCCTTCGCCCTCGCCGTGGTCCACCCGCGGGCCGGCAACATCGGCGGCGGCGGGTTCCTCGTCTACCGCGCCGCCGACGGCCGCGACTACGCGCTCGACTTTCGCGAGACCGCCCCTGCGGCGGCCCGCGCCGACATGTACGTCGGTGCCGCGGGACCGTTCGCCGGGAGCGTCACGGGCGCGCGGGCGGCCGGCGTGCCCGGCAGCGTGGCCGGGCTCGCCGAGATGCACCGCCGCTTCGGGCGCCTGCCGTGGAGCGACCTGGTCGCGCCGGCCGTCGATCTGGCGCGCGACGGCGTGGTGCTCGACGCCCACCGCGCGGCCGCCTACAACGACACCGTCGTCCGGCGCCTGAGGCTGTTCCCCTCGTCGGTCGCCGCCCTGCTCCCGGGCGGGCGGCGCCCGCGGGTGGGCGACACCCTGCGCCAGCCCGACCTGGCGCGGACCCTGGAGGCCATCGCCGACTCGGGGCCCGACGTCTTCTACCGCGGGCACGTCGCCGAGCAGATCGTGGCGGAGATGCACCGCAGCGGCGGCATCATCACCCTCGCCGACCTGCGCGGCTACCGCGCCCGGTGGCGCGCGCCGCTCGAGACGACCTACCGGGGCTGGGGCGTGATCGGGATGCCGCCGCCATCGAGCGGCGGCGTGACGCTGGCCGAGATCCTCAACATCCTCGAGGCCTCCGGCCCGCTGCCGCGGTACGGATCCGCCGCGCTCATGCACCTCGAGATCGAGGCGATGCGGCGCGCCTTCGCGGACCGCAACACGGCCCTCGGCGATCCCGACTTCGTGACCATGCCGGTCGCCCGGCTCACCAGCAAGTCGTACGCCGCCGCGCTGGCACGCGGCGTGGACGACAATCGCGCCACGCCGACGGGCGACGTGCCGGCCGTGGACGAGGGGCAGCACACCACTCACTTCTCCGTCGTGGACCCCGAGGGGAACGCCGCCGCCGTCACCACCACGCTGAACGACGACTTCGGCTCGGCGCTCGTGGTCGACGGGGCCGGCTTCCTGCTCAACGACGAGATGGACGATTTCACCACCAGGCCCGGCGCCCCGAACCTGTACGGGCTGGTGCAGGGCGAGGCGAACGCGATCGCGCCGGGCAAGCGGATGCTCTCGGCGATGGCGCCCACCGTCGTGCTGGATCCGGCCGGGCGGCTGGCCCTGGTGACGGGATCGCCCGGCGGCCCGCGGATCATCAGCGCCGTGGCCCAGGTCGTCTCCAACCTGATCGACCAGGGCATGTCGCTCGAGCAGGCGATCGCGGCGCCGCGGATCCACCACCAGGCGCAGCCCGACTCGGTGTACTGGGAGCGCGGCGGGCTGACGGCCGACCAGCGCCGCGTCCTCGCGGCCATGGGCTACCGGTTCCGCGCCCGGCCGCTGTTCATCGGCGACGTCAACACCGTTCTCGTGACCCCGCAGGGCCTGCAGGGCCTGGCGGACCCGCGCCGCGGAGGCGGCGCGGCGGGGTGGTAGACCGATCACCACAGCCGGAGGCACGCCATGACACGCCGCATCGCCCTCGCCGTCCTCGCGCTCGCCGCCGCGGCCCACCCGGCCCGCGCGCAGCAGCGCCACCCCATGACCGTGCGCGAGTTCCTGAGCATCGCGCGTCCCGGCGAGCCTGCGATCTCCCCCGACGGGCGGTGGGTGGCCTACAACGTGACCGAGCCCGATCTCACCGCGTACCGCAAGCGCACCGACCTGTGGCTGGCAGGCGTGACCGGCGGCGAGGCGCGGCGCGTGTCGACCGACTCCCTGGGCGGCCGTAGCGCGCGCTGGTCGCCCGACGGCAAGGCGCTCGCCTACGTCACCACCCGCGGCGGCACGCCGCAGGTGTGGATCTACGAGCCGGCGACCGGCACGCGGCGGCAGCTCACCAGCCTCCCGACCGGCGCGGACGGCCCGCTGTGGTCGCCGGCCGGCGGCCTGATCGCGTTCGTCTCGTCGGTGTACCCCGACTGCGCCGACGACGCCTGCAACGGGCGGCGGGCCGACGCCGCCGACGGCAACCCCGGCGCGCCGCGGATCTACGACCACCTGTTGTACCGCCACTGGATGTCCTGGGACGACGGCACGCGGAGCCACCTGTTCGTCGTGCCGGCCGGCGGCGGGACGCCGCGCGACCTGCTGGCGGGCAAGGACTACGACACGCCGGTGCCTCCGTTCGGCGGCACGGCCGACTACGCATGGAGCTCCGACGGGAAGCAGCTGGCGTTCACCACCAAGGTGGGGCGCGACCAGGCGTGGACCACGAACTCCGACATCTACACGGTGCCGGTCGCCGGCGGCGAGCCGGTCAACCTGACGGCGGACCTGCCCGGCGCCGAGTCGGGGCCGGCCTACTCGCCCGACGGCCGCTGGCTGGCCTTCCTGTCGCAGGCCACGGCCGGCTACGAGTCGGACCGTTTCCGGCTGATGGTGAAGGATCTCGCCAGCGGCGCGGTGCGGGAGCTGCCCAAGGCGTTCGACCGCTGGATCGGCGAGTACGCCTGGGAGCCCAGCTCCCAGGGCCTGATCGCCATCGCCGAGGACCGCCAGGCCAACCGCATCTTCCACATCACCATCGGCGGCGACGTGCATCACATCCATCCCGGGGGCGACGCATCGCAGCTCTCGCTCGGGAGCGACGGCGCCCACGACGTGATGGCGTACGTGAGCGACGGGATGGACAAGCCGCCGCAGGTGTTCGTGTGGCGCATCGATCACCAGCATCCGGCCCCGCCGCTCCAGGTGACGCACCTCAATGCCGCGCTGCTGGCGACGCTCGACCTGCCGGCGGCCACCGAGATCGGCTGGCTCGGTGCCGGGGGTGACAGCGTCTTCGGCTGGCTCCTGAGGCCGCCGGGCTTCGACCCGAGCCGGCGCTACCCGCTGCTGGTGCTGGTGCACGGCGGGCCGCAGGGGGCGTGGACCGACGACTTCCACCCGCGCTGGAACCCGGCGATGTTCGCCGCACCCGGCTACGTGACGTTCATGCCCAACCCCCGCGGCTCCACCGGCTTCGGCCAGCGGTTCATCGACGAGATCGCACGCGACTGGGGGGGCAAGGCCTACGAGGACATCATGAAGGGCGTGGACGTGGTGGCGGCGCTGCCGTACGTCGACTCGACCCGGATGGGCGCGGCCGGCGGCTCGTTCGGCGGACACATGGTCAACTGGATCAACGGCCACACCACGCGCTTCAAGGTGCTGGTCGCGCACGACGGCGACTTCAACCTCAGCTCGTTCTACGGGGCCACCGAGGAGCTGTGGTTCCCCGAGCACGACCTGGGTGGACCGCCGTGGGCGGACCGCACCGACTACGACCGCTGGTCGCCGGACCGGTTCGCCTCGGCGATGCGCACGCCGGAGCTGGTGGTCCAGGGCGGGCTCGACTTCCGCATCCCGGCGACCGAGGGCATGCAGGCGTTCACGGCGCTGCAGCGGCAGAACGTGCCCTCGCGCTTCCTCTACTTCCCGGACGAAGGGCACTGGGTGCTGAAGCTGCAGGACCAGCTGGTGTGGTGGACCACCGTGCAGGAGTGGCTGGCGCGTTACCTCAGCCCCGGGACGCCGCCGCAGCGCTGATGCGCAGCCTCAAGGCGCTGCTCCCGTACTACCGGCCCTACCTCGGCCGGATGGCCGTCGGCCTGCTGCTGGTGGTGGTGGCCAACGTATTCACGCTGGCGACGCCCGACTTCCTGCGCCGTGGCGTGGACGCGCTGGGCCGGCCCGGCGCGTCGCGCGTGCTGGTGGCGATGGCCGCCGGCCTCGTCGGCGCGGCGCTGCTGGGGGGCGCCGCCCGATTCGGGATGCGGCAGATCCTCAACGCGGTCAGCCGGTGGATGGAGTACGACCTGAGGAACGCGCTGTTCCAGCACCTGGAGACCCTGCAGCCCTCGTTCTTCCACCGCACGCCGACCGGCGACATCATGGCGCGGGCGACCAACGACCTCTCGGCCGTGCGGATGGCCGCGGGTCCCGCGATCATGTACCTCACCGACACGGTGAGCCGCGCGGTGATGGCCATCCCGCTGATGGTCCGGATCGACTGGCGCCTCACTGCGCTCGGGCTGGTCCCGCTGCTCGGGATGCCGAGCGTGATGATCCTGCTCGGCCGCACCATCCACCAGCGCTTCGAGTCGGTGCAGGAGCACTTCGCGACGCTGACCACGCAGGCCCACGAGAACCTCAGCGGCGTGCGGGTGGTGCGCGCCTACCGGCAGGAGGACGCGGAGACCCGGAAGTTCGCGGCCCTGAACCTCGAGTACCTGCGGCGGAACATGCGGCTCGCCAAGACCTTCGGCGCCCTGTTCCCCCTGATCACGTTCTTCGGCGGATTCGGCGGCGTGCTCACGCTGTGGTTCGGGTCGCTGCTCGTGGTGCGCGGCACGGTCACCCTGGGCATGTACATCGCCTTTACGACCTATCTCGTGCTGCTGGTCTGGCCGATGATCGCCTTCGGGTGGGTCATCAACATCTTCCAGCGCGGCGCCGCCTCGATGGACCGGATCCAGCAGCTGATGAACGAGCGGCCCACCATCACCAGCCCGCCGCTGCCGCTCGCCCTCCCGCCGGCCCGGGGCGGGCGCAGCGTGGAGTTTCGCGGCGTGTGGTTCCGCTACCCGGTGCCCCGGCCGGCCGACGGCCAGCACGGCGACCGCGGGTGGGCGCTCCAGGACGTGTCGTTCGCCGCACCGTCCGGCGCGTGGGTTGCCGTGGTGGGGGCGACCGGTGCGGGCAAGACCACGCTGGTGGAGATGGTCGCGCGGCTCGCGGACCCCGACCGCGGCGAGGTGCTGCTGGACGGCCTGCCGCTGCGGACGCTGGCACTGGCCGACCTGCGGCGCGCGGTGGGCCTCGTCCCGCAGGAGACGTTCCTGTTCTCGCAGACCATCGGCGAGAACATCGAGGTGGGGGCCCCGGACCGCGCCGCGGCGGAGGCAGCCGCGCGCGTGGCCCAGCTGCACGAGACGGTGATCGCCTTCCCCGGCGGCTACGAGACGATGCTCGGCGAGCGCGGCATCAACCTCTCGGGCGGCCAGAAGCAGCGCGCGGCGCTCGCCCGCGCCCTCGCCCGCCGGCCCGAGGTGGTCGTCCTCGACGACGCGCTGTCGGCGGTGGACACCGACACCGAGGCCGCGATCCTGCGGGAGCTGAAGCGGACGCTCGTGGGCGTGACCACGCTGGTCGTCTCGCACCGCATCACCGCCATCCGCGACGCCGACCTGATCGTCGTGCTCGAGCAGGGCCGCGTCGTCGAGACCGGCAAGCACGAGCAGCTGTTCGAGAGGCGGGGCAGATACTGGCAATTGCTCCGCCGGCAACAGCTCGAAGAATCACTAGAGAAGGCAGGCTAGAAGGAGATCGGTGGACAGAACAGTTGCCAGACGCCAAGTTGCCAGTGGTTACAAGAGGCAAGACGAGAGGGGCCAGACCAGAGGTCAGTAACGACAACTGGACTGGCTCCTGAATACTCATCTGGCAACCACTGACACCTTGGCGTCTGGGAACTGTTCTGAATTCGGACGTCGGACAACCGACTTCGGAACTAGAGTCGGCTGCGCAGGAATTCGGGCGTCAGCCCCTGCAGCCATCCCGACAGCAGCGTGAAGCTCCCCGTCACCAGCAGCAGCCCCACGGCCACCAGCAGGACGCCCGCCACCCGCTCGACCCAGCCGATGTAGCGCCGGAACCGCTGGAACCAGCGCAGGAAGCCCTCCAGCGCCCACGCCGCGACCAGGAACGGGATGGCGAGGCCGAGCGAGTACGCGGCCAGCAGCGCGAGGCCCTGCCCCAGGTCGGCGCGACTGGAGGTGTACAGCAGGATCGAGCCCAGGATCGGCCCGATGCACGGCGTCCATCCGGCTCCGAACGCGACGCCCACCAGCACCGATCCGAGGAAGCCGAGCGGCTTGTCGGACAGCTGGATGCGCGCCTCGCGGGAGAGCGCGCCGATCCGGAGCACGCCGAGGGTGTAGAGCCCGAGGGCGACGATCACGACCCCGCCGACGCGCTCGACCCAGCGCTGGTAGGACTTGAGCAGCAGGCCCAGCTCGGTGGCCGTGGCGCCCAGCGCGACGAAGATGAGGGAGAAGCCGATGACGAACAGCGCCGCGTGGAGGAGCGCGAGGTGGCGGCGCGAGCCCAGCTCGGCGACCCCGCTCACGCCCGTGACGAAGGACAGGTAGCTCGGCACCAGCGGCAGCACGCAGGGCGACAGGAACGACAGCAGCCCTGCGAGGAACGCTACGGCCACGCGCGGCGCCCGCCGGCTAGGCGGCGGGCTTCGGCGGCGGCGGGGCCGGCGGCGGCGCGGGCGGCGCCTCGCCCACCTGGTTGAACTCGACGTACACGCACGACGCCACCACCGTGGTCCACAGCCCGTCGGGACCGCACTCCGCGGTCTGGGTCACGTTGCGCGTCTTCACGATGTCGCCCGACATCAGGTACACCGCGCGGCGCTCGTCCCACGCCTGGTTGGGGTCGAACGGCACGCCCAGGGTCGTCGCCAGCATCGACGCCGCCAGGTCCTCGGCGTAGTCGCCGGCGATCTCCTCCTTCTGCCCGTACGCGTGGTGCTCGGAGATGTAGCCGTAGTGGTTCGGGTCGGCCGGGATGGCCAGCCCGATGGAGGCCGCCACCATCCGGCTCGGCTCGTTGGTCGCCATCTCGGCCAGCACCGCGAACACCACCTGGCCGGGCCGCAGCAGCTGCACGCCTTCCTGGCGCGTCACCAGCTTGCCGTGCGGCGGGAAGATCGAGCTGACGCGCACCAGGTTGCACTTCTCGATGCCGGCGTCGCGCAGCGCCATCTCGAAGCTGGTCAGCTTCTCCTTGTGGCGGCCCACGCCTCGGGTCAGGAACCCCTTGGTCGGCACGAAATGCATGGGATCGAACACTTCGCTACCTCTGGTCGGACTGCGACGGGGTTGGAGAGGAGGGCGCCGCGGCGTCCTTGAGCTGGCAATCCCGGCACAGGCCGTAGATGTCCAGCCGGTGATGATGGTGCTGAAACCCGTACTCCTCGGCCACCAGCGCCTTGAGGCGCTCCAGCCGCTCGTTGGTGAACTCGGTGACGGTGCCGCAGCGCATGCAGATGAGGTGCTCGTGGTGCGGGTGGCCGGGCACCCGCTCGTAGCGGCGGAAGCCCTCGCCGAAATCCCGCTCGCTGATCATGCCGCTCCGCGCCAGGATGTCGAGGGTGCGGTACACGGTGGCCTTGCCGATGTGGAGCCCCCGCTCGCGCAGCCGCTGCTCGATGTCCTCCACCGACAGGTGGCCGCGGGAATCGAGCACCACCTCCGCCACCTGCTCGCGCTGCGTGGTCACCGGCAGGCTGTGCTCCCGCAGGTAGCGGCGGAACTCGTCCAGCTGGGACTGCTCACTCGGTGGTGGAACGCTCACCCTGGACCGCCTTCCACGCGGTGAGATCCACGGGCTCGGCGTCGCCCGCCTCGTCCGCCCGCCGCCGCACGCCCTCGAGCACCTCGGGCAGCAGGCCGGCCGGCGCCTCGGCCGTCTCCTCGACCGTCACCGCCACCCGGCCCCGCTCGGGCCCCTTGAGCGACACCACGAAGCGCGCGCGGTAGACCAGGCGCCGGTCGCCGCCCACGATCCGGCTCACGACGGCCACTGCGTGCTCGCGCCCCTCGCGGCGCACCGGCGGGAACGCGTACACGGCCTCCACTTCCTCGCGCGGCATCCGCTCCGCCAGCGCCTCCAGGAGCCGCTCCACCGCCTCGCTCACCGCCGCCCCCGCCCCCGCCCGCGCCCAAGAAGAAGCCGGCCGCCGGGGAAGTCCCCATCGGCCGGCAGCTGCGAGCACGACGCGCCTTCCGCCTTCATCGAGGAGGGCCCGCCGCAAGAACGGGACGCGAAGGGGGCTGACGGGCCATGAGCGGCGCGAATAATACGAACGGCCGTAGGCGAGTTCAATACCGCGTCTCAGAGCAGGGATGCCGGGTCGCGGTCCACGACCAGGCGCGCGCCGGCCGGCACGGGAGCGCGCGCCGCCAGGTAGCCCGCGAGCCGCGTCAGCGCGCCGTCGTCGGCCGCCTTGACCAGCAGGTGCCAGCGCCACCGGTCCCGTGCCCGCTCGATCGGACAGGGCGCCGGCCCCAGCACGGCCGCGTGCACGTCGGCCCGTGCGGCGAGCAACGCCCGCAGCCACGCCCCCACGCGCTCCGCGGCCCGCGCCACGACCCGCTCGTCCCGGCCGCTCAGCACGACGTTGGCCAGGTGCACGTGCGGCGGGTACGGCGGGTTCCGCCGCTCGGCCAGCTCCGCCTCGACGAACCCGCGGACGTCGTGGCCGGCGGCGTGCACGATGGCGTGGTGGGAAGGCGCCCAGGTCTGGACGATCACCCGCCCGCCCAGCGGCCCCCGGCCGGCCCGCCCGGCGACCTGCGTCAGCAGGTCGAAGGTGCGCTCGGCCGCCCGGAAGTCCGGCAGGTTGAGCGCGACGTCGGCGTCCACCACGCCCACCACCGTGACCCGCGGAAAGTCCAGGCCCTTGGCGATCATCTGGGTGCCGACCAGGACGTCCACGGTCCCGGCCTCCACCCGCTCCAGGATGCGCTGGTGTGCCCAGCGCTCGCCGGTGCTGTCGAGATCCATCCGCGCGATCCGCGCCGCGGGGAACCGCTCCGCCATGAAGTCCTCGACCTGCTGCGTCCCGGCGCCCCGGTAACGGTGGACCTCGGCGCCGCAGTCGGGGCACGCCGTGGGCGGGCTCTCCCGGTGGGCGCAGTGGTGGCAGCGGAGCGCGGCGGGCGCGCGGTGGTAGGTGAGGGCGACGCTGCAGTTGGGGCAGTCCCACACCCGGCCGCACGAGGGGCACTGCACGAACCGGCTGAAGCCGCGGCGGTTGAGGAGCACCATCGCCTGCTCGCCGCGCTCCAGCGCGCCCCGCACCGCGGCGTCCAGCGCCTCGCTCCAGGGCACCGCGAGCGACCCCGCCACCCGCGGTGCGCTCCTCAGGTCCACCACCTGGACCGGCGGAAGCGGGCGGGCGCCCACCCGTTCGGGAAGCTCGACGAGGCGGAGCGCGCCGTTCCCGGCGGCCGCCCAGCTCTCGAGCGACGGCGTCGCGCTCCCCAGGACGACCGTGGCGCCGGCCAGCGCCGCGCGGCGCAGCGCGACCTCACGCGCGTGGTAGCGCGGCGCCTCGCCCTGCTTGTAGGAGGCGTCGTGCTCTTCGTCGAGCACGATGGCCCCCAGGCGCGGGATCGGCGCGAACAGCGCCGACCGGGCACCGATGGCCACCCGCCGCCGTCCCTCGCGGAGCGCGCGCCACGCGTCGTAGCGCTCGCCGTCCGACAGGCCGCTGTGCAGCACGGCGACGTCGTCGCCGAACACGCCCTTCAGGCGCGCCACCGTCTGCGGCGTGAGGGCGATCTCCGGCACCAGCACGATCGCGCCGCGCCCCGACGCGACCACGCCGCGCAGGTACTCGAGGTACACCAGCGTCTTCCCGCTGCCGGTGACGCCGAACAGCAGCGCCGCGCCGCCCGGCGGCAGCGCGCCGAGCGCCGCGACCGCCGCGCGCTGCGACTGGGTCGGCTCCGCCGGCGGCAGGCTCGGCGCGAGGCTCGCGAACGGGTCGCGGACCCGCGCCTCCACCACGCTCC encodes:
- the ggt gene encoding gamma-glutamyltransferase — translated: MPRPGALLLAVLAAGCGAPGAGLQTSSHRTFPAAWRYQTPPAPVAGRYAMVVSDHPRASEVGVEVLRRGGNAVDAAVAVAFALAVVHPRAGNIGGGGFLVYRAADGRDYALDFRETAPAAARADMYVGAAGPFAGSVTGARAAGVPGSVAGLAEMHRRFGRLPWSDLVAPAVDLARDGVVLDAHRAAAYNDTVVRRLRLFPSSVAALLPGGRRPRVGDTLRQPDLARTLEAIADSGPDVFYRGHVAEQIVAEMHRSGGIITLADLRGYRARWRAPLETTYRGWGVIGMPPPSSGGVTLAEILNILEASGPLPRYGSAALMHLEIEAMRRAFADRNTALGDPDFVTMPVARLTSKSYAAALARGVDDNRATPTGDVPAVDEGQHTTHFSVVDPEGNAAAVTTTLNDDFGSALVVDGAGFLLNDEMDDFTTRPGAPNLYGLVQGEANAIAPGKRMLSAMAPTVVLDPAGRLALVTGSPGGPRIISAVAQVVSNLIDQGMSLEQAIAAPRIHHQAQPDSVYWERGGLTADQRRVLAAMGYRFRARPLFIGDVNTVLVTPQGLQGLADPRRGGGAAGW
- a CDS encoding S9 family peptidase, which produces MTRRIALAVLALAAAAHPARAQQRHPMTVREFLSIARPGEPAISPDGRWVAYNVTEPDLTAYRKRTDLWLAGVTGGEARRVSTDSLGGRSARWSPDGKALAYVTTRGGTPQVWIYEPATGTRRQLTSLPTGADGPLWSPAGGLIAFVSSVYPDCADDACNGRRADAADGNPGAPRIYDHLLYRHWMSWDDGTRSHLFVVPAGGGTPRDLLAGKDYDTPVPPFGGTADYAWSSDGKQLAFTTKVGRDQAWTTNSDIYTVPVAGGEPVNLTADLPGAESGPAYSPDGRWLAFLSQATAGYESDRFRLMVKDLASGAVRELPKAFDRWIGEYAWEPSSQGLIAIAEDRQANRIFHITIGGDVHHIHPGGDASQLSLGSDGAHDVMAYVSDGMDKPPQVFVWRIDHQHPAPPLQVTHLNAALLATLDLPAATEIGWLGAGGDSVFGWLLRPPGFDPSRRYPLLVLVHGGPQGAWTDDFHPRWNPAMFAAPGYVTFMPNPRGSTGFGQRFIDEIARDWGGKAYEDIMKGVDVVAALPYVDSTRMGAAGGSFGGHMVNWINGHTTRFKVLVAHDGDFNLSSFYGATEELWFPEHDLGGPPWADRTDYDRWSPDRFASAMRTPELVVQGGLDFRIPATEGMQAFTALQRQNVPSRFLYFPDEGHWVLKLQDQLVWWTTVQEWLARYLSPGTPPQR
- a CDS encoding sugar-binding protein, whose amino-acid sequence is MTRIPIVPHPLALPLLVAAALAARAASAQPAPRAYVCYRAHGAPRMDGSLDDPVWRAAPWSEAFVDIEGDVRPSPRFATRMKMLWDDAYLYVGAELQEPDVWGTITRRDAVIFHDNDFEMFIDPDGDAKDYAELEINALNTVWDLFLEKPYREGGHADDAWNIEGLRTGVKVLGTLNHPGDADSGWTVTIAIPWRALVRASHTTEAPRPGQRWRINYSRVEWLTDVAGGAYRKVPDLREDNWVWSPQGMVDMHQPEHWGFVEFSATRADRRPPAAPGLPPAVPPRGAPPSARAPAVPVLSGYLADVAGATIAYHSPHPEAETALLARARREVRSVTWLTDTVPASLTADTVTFVWIAGLAGSKGVHAFDFAIGGRHRLTFSSIRDSMVRDWSVADSAGGRLAFRTTLVDQFQDVFGYMTLRLPRSQLTPGRPVELAVTGADAESNDWYMTFRHRLAVHPRVAQDPVLVRDGDTTAAQLRVILDNLANYHRATVTVGDRPAVGATLGFGGNVVHAVAPAVTGAGSVRVVVRLDGVPALDTAVALRSVPRRDVYLLPYSHNDIGYSDLQDRVRAKQWRNIEDALALIDRTRDYPPEARFRWNVEVLWPVESWLAQASPADRARLFAAVREGSIGLNAFEAGVLSGLATAPEMTHFFDYARRLRREDSLPITTALISDIPGQSWGIVTALAQSGIHRFAIAPNNGDRVGYVLQDWGDRPFYWVSQSGRDTVLTWVAGASYSLFHEARIRLFGERRLFSLMQRLETAGYPYVPVQLPYTVDGDNGPTDPDLPDYVREWNRRYASPRLVVATHAQLFDALASTAAGRIPVVAGDLTGYWEDGAASTARETALARAASSRLVQAGALWAMLAPARFPAADDYAAWRDVVLWDEHTWGAAASIETPDAPDVVAQWRYKQAFAFGADSLSRALAAGALATRGASVPGAFDVFNTSSWARTDLVRVPAELSRAGDRVVGPDGRAVPSQRLASGELAVLVSVPPFSARRYFVRAGRAAGRGDARAEGATVRNRLVAAGLDSASGAVAGLMWNARDADLVDPSHRPLLADYRYVAGRDSSAAAGPTDGRWRVAERGPLVAALVTDARAPGARTLRREVRVVSGLGRVDVDVTIDKTAVRTPEGVHVAFPLRVRGGQVRFDVASAVVRPDSDQLPGSARNFVEAQSWVDVSNDSLGATVTTPDAPLVEIGGINAESPWMRAIPPSQTFYAYVMNNYWHTNYRADQEGPVTFRYSIRPHGAFRADAAARAGAEAREPLLVAPAAGRRPAAEPLLRVAPDAVLVTALRPGADGRSWMVSLANPTSAEQRVTLRWRRGIRAALTASDSDERAGAPIAAALVIAPHGTAVVRAERR